One window of the Mytilus galloprovincialis chromosome 14, xbMytGall1.hap1.1, whole genome shotgun sequence genome contains the following:
- the LOC143058499 gene encoding acetylcholine receptor subunit beta-like, giving the protein MLVVIPVLLLTTAITNVEPAYSFALEDNLRSSLGIGTTYNLFVRPLAQVNVTVALNIITLNSLSISDQSMSIAGYLTMFWDDQRLDWSQDVTYNTNIPAIYSNEEYIWRPALIIENSVRDISIVSDANVLMKVQSSGSVIWTPSGIYITHCETDVTYYPFDTQSCDVIITTWGYTSIEIALYVSQEAVRLEYYKENGEWTYQGFSAFTTSNTREGSSTPEITFTLIFKRRPVFHVLNSLIPMVLLAFLSSMVFKLPPDSGERIGYSLTVLLAYAVYLTIISDNMPSTSSSTSVLTIYLLFVLALGVLSVIITIYVLDCHHKDEQIPVPKWLMKMSTSCLAKFACWKDSSCLCGRKVQPYGEAKESVPETTEKHSGEFNSLTWKDISQILDGFFLRLYLLVICFMTLILFLTLVIGYYIK; this is encoded by the exons CTATTACAAATGTCGAACCAGCCTATAGTTTTGCATTGGAAGACAATCTGAGATCGTCCCTTGGAATCGGAACAACCTACAATCTTTTTGTCAGACCTTTAGCTCAAGTAAATGTAACTGTGGCGTTAAATATCATTACTCTTAATTCGTTG AGTATAAGTGACCAGTCGATGTCAATAGCTGGATATCTAACAATG TTTTGGGATGATCAGAGGTTAGACTGGTCACAAGATGTTACCTATAATACAAATATACCGGCTATTTACAGTAACGAAGAATATATATGGCGACCGGCTCTTATTATTGAAAATTC CGTGCGTGATATTTCGATAGTGAGTGACGCAAATGTCCTGATGAAAGTTCAATCGAGTGGCTCTGTCATTTGGACACCCTCTGGAATCTACATTACACACTGTGAGACAGATGTGACATATTATCCTTTCGATACCCAATCATGTGATGTCATTATTACCACGTGGGGTTATACGTCAATAGAGATAGCACTGTATGTTTCGCAGGAAGCTGTTCGTTTGGAATACTACAAGGAGAACGGAGAATGGACATACCAAGGGTTTTCAGCCTTTACGACCTCAAATACTAGAGAGGGTTCTTCTACACCAGAAATAACGTTCACATTAATATTCAAGCGTAGACCGGTATTCCACGTGTTGAATTCCCTGATTCCAATGGTTCTGTTAGCGTTCCTGAGTTCAATGGTATTCAAATTACCGCCAGATTCGGGAGAGAGGATAGGATATTCTCTAACTGTTCTACTAGCATACGCTGTCTATCTCACTATTATATCTGATAACATGCCGTCCACATCAAGTTCTACCTCTGTTTTAA CTATTTATTTACTGTTTGTCCTAGCTTTAGGTGTCCTGTCCGTTATCATAACTATATATGTATTAGATTGTCATCATAAAGACGAACAAATTCCAGTTCCCAAATGGCTTATGAAGATGTCGACTAGCTGCTTGGCAAAATTTGCATGTTGGAAAGATAGTTCATGTTTGTGTGGACGAAAAGTGCAACCATACGGAGAAGCTAAAGAAAGTGTACCTGAAACCACCGAAAAGCATTCTGGGGAATTTAATTCATTGACATGGAAAGATATAAGTCAAATATTAGATGGATTTTTCTTGAGATTGTATttacttgttatttgttttatgacattAATATTGTTTCTAACATTAGTGATTGGATATTACATCAAATAA